In one Haloplanus salinus genomic region, the following are encoded:
- the mutL gene encoding DNA mismatch repair endonuclease MutL, whose protein sequence is MSETPTIHELDDATVRRIAAGEVVERPASVVKELVENSLDAAASRVTVAVEGGGVDGVRVRDDGVGMTAADLERAVEEHTTSKISGGADLEAVGTLGFRGEALHTIGAVSRLTIRSRPRSGGRGHELVVEGGAAGEVEPSGCPPGTVVEVEDLFYNTPARRKFLKTEATEFDHVNRVVTQYALANPDVAATLEHDGREVFSTAGSGDLESTMLAVYGRDVASAMVEVDADPEAGPITSVSGLVSHPETTRAGREYLSTFVNGRYVTAGTLREAVLDAYGDQLAPDRYPFAVLFAEVSPDAVDVNVHPRKMEVRFDAEDAVGDAVTTAVREALLDAGLVRSSAPRGRSAPEQTEISPESPAREVAGGEAAATDAGSEDDASVADAAARDGPDAAEPEVSDADTDDRSGETTRTRTRTLDGVTGSTGKGESTPKPTDPSTAGESRTSRDGREGGSPATDDDAAASEDATGDGQPSGVVGPTDQRTLDGETATPKGAYDRLPALRVLGQFDETYVVAETPDGLVLIDQHAADERINYERLRAEMSGETPTQALAEPVDLELTAREGELFATYRDALAALGFHADRVDDRTVEVRTVPTVFDTALDPSLLRDALTGFADGSAGETVDAVADGLLADLACYPSITGNTSLTEGSVVDLLDALDDCENPFACPHGRPVVVAFDRDEIEDRFERDYPGHGGRRAE, encoded by the coding sequence GTGAGCGAGACGCCGACCATCCACGAGCTCGACGACGCGACGGTTCGCCGCATCGCCGCCGGCGAGGTGGTCGAGCGCCCCGCCAGCGTCGTGAAGGAACTGGTAGAGAACAGCCTCGACGCCGCCGCCTCGCGCGTGACCGTCGCCGTCGAAGGCGGCGGCGTCGATGGCGTGCGCGTCCGCGACGACGGCGTCGGCATGACCGCCGCGGACCTCGAACGCGCCGTTGAGGAACACACGACGAGCAAGATCAGCGGCGGCGCCGACTTGGAAGCCGTCGGCACTCTCGGCTTCCGGGGCGAGGCGCTCCACACCATCGGCGCCGTCTCGCGGCTGACGATCCGCTCCCGGCCCCGTTCGGGCGGCCGGGGCCACGAACTCGTCGTCGAAGGCGGCGCCGCCGGCGAAGTCGAGCCCTCGGGCTGCCCGCCGGGCACCGTCGTCGAAGTCGAGGACCTGTTCTACAACACGCCGGCGCGTCGGAAGTTCCTCAAGACCGAGGCGACCGAGTTCGACCACGTCAACCGTGTGGTGACGCAGTACGCCCTCGCCAACCCGGACGTGGCGGCGACACTCGAACACGACGGACGCGAGGTGTTCTCGACGGCAGGGAGCGGCGACCTCGAATCGACGATGCTCGCCGTCTACGGCCGGGACGTGGCGTCGGCGATGGTCGAGGTCGACGCCGACCCGGAAGCCGGCCCCATCACGTCGGTGTCGGGGCTGGTGAGCCACCCGGAGACGACGCGAGCCGGTCGGGAGTACCTCTCGACGTTCGTCAACGGTCGCTACGTCACTGCGGGAACGCTCCGCGAGGCGGTCCTCGACGCCTACGGCGACCAACTCGCGCCGGATCGCTACCCCTTCGCCGTCCTGTTCGCCGAGGTGTCGCCGGATGCGGTGGACGTGAACGTCCACCCCCGGAAGATGGAGGTCAGGTTCGACGCCGAGGACGCCGTCGGCGACGCGGTGACGACGGCCGTGCGCGAGGCGTTGCTCGACGCGGGGCTAGTGCGCTCGTCGGCGCCGCGGGGGCGGTCCGCGCCCGAGCAGACGGAGATCAGCCCCGAGTCGCCGGCGCGGGAGGTGGCTGGCGGCGAGGCCGCCGCGACGGACGCCGGGAGCGAAGACGACGCGAGCGTGGCGGACGCGGCGGCGCGTGACGGGCCGGATGCGGCGGAACCGGAGGTGTCGGACGCCGATACCGACGACCGATCCGGCGAGACGACGCGGACGCGAACGCGGACGCTGGACGGAGTGACCGGATCGACGGGAAAGGGCGAATCGACGCCGAAGCCGACCGATCCGTCGACGGCCGGCGAGTCGAGGACGAGTCGGGACGGGCGTGAGGGCGGGAGCCCGGCGACGGACGACGACGCGGCGGCGAGCGAGGACGCGACCGGCGACGGCCAGCCGTCCGGCGTCGTCGGCCCGACGGACCAGCGGACCCTCGACGGGGAGACGGCGACGCCGAAGGGGGCGTACGACCGGCTGCCGGCGTTGCGCGTCCTCGGCCAGTTCGACGAGACGTACGTCGTCGCGGAGACGCCCGACGGTCTCGTCCTGATCGATCAGCACGCGGCGGACGAGCGGATCAACTACGAGCGGCTCCGGGCGGAGATGAGCGGCGAGACGCCGACGCAGGCGTTGGCCGAACCGGTGGACCTCGAACTCACGGCGCGGGAGGGGGAGCTGTTCGCCACCTATCGCGACGCGCTGGCGGCGTTGGGCTTTCACGCCGACCGGGTGGACGACCGGACCGTCGAGGTGCGGACGGTGCCGACGGTGTTCGACACGGCGCTCGATCCGTCGCTCCTCCGGGACGCACTGACGGGGTTCGCGGACGGGTCGGCGGGCGAGACGGTAGACGCGGTGGCTGACGGCCTGCTCGCCGACCTAGCGTGTTATCCGTCCATTACGGGCAACACGTCGCTGACGGAGGGGTCGGTGGTCGACCTGCTCGACGCCCTCGACGACTGCGAGAACCCCTTCGCCTGCCCGCACGGCCGTCCGGTGGTGGTGGCGTTCGACCGCGACGAAATCGAGGATCGATTCGAACGCGACTACCCGGGACATGGCGGGCGGCGCGCGGAGTGA
- a CDS encoding FKBP-type peptidyl-prolyl cis-trans isomerase, with the protein MAITAGDTVTIAYTGRLEDGSVFDTTDEATAEEAGLLDEQPNREFEPLTVEVGEGNLIEGMEEGLLGLETGDSETVTIPPAEAYGEASDDQSREFGREDFESMVGQEATEGMQVQAQGGATGTVTAVDDEAVTVSFQHPLAGETLTFDIDVLSVE; encoded by the coding sequence ATGGCTATCACTGCCGGCGATACGGTTACCATCGCGTACACCGGCCGTCTCGAGGACGGCTCCGTGTTCGACACGACGGACGAGGCGACCGCCGAGGAGGCCGGTCTCCTCGACGAACAGCCCAACCGGGAGTTCGAACCCCTCACCGTCGAGGTGGGCGAGGGCAACCTCATCGAGGGGATGGAAGAGGGCCTGCTTGGTCTGGAAACGGGCGATTCGGAGACGGTCACGATCCCGCCGGCGGAGGCGTACGGCGAGGCGTCGGACGACCAGAGCCGCGAGTTCGGCCGCGAGGACTTCGAGTCGATGGTCGGCCAGGAGGCGACCGAGGGGATGCAGGTGCAGGCACAGGGGGGCGCGACGGGGACGGTCACCGCCGTCGACGACGAGGCCGTGACGGTGAGCTTCCAGCATCCGCTGGCCGGCGAGACGCTGACGTTCGACATCGACGTGCTGTCGGTCGAGTAG
- a CDS encoding 4a-hydroxytetrahydrobiopterin dehydratase codes for MSALADEPCEACTSDDEPLTPEEYEEYLGGVRSDVWEVVDDHHLEAHYEFDDFRDALEFTYEIGELAEEEWHHPDIALAWGEVEVEMWTHKIDGLHKTDFVMAARMDRLYEPYDPDE; via the coding sequence ATGTCCGCACTCGCCGACGAACCGTGTGAAGCCTGCACCAGCGACGACGAACCGCTCACGCCCGAAGAGTACGAGGAGTATCTCGGCGGGGTTCGGTCGGACGTGTGGGAGGTCGTCGACGACCACCATCTCGAAGCCCACTACGAGTTCGACGACTTCCGCGACGCCCTGGAGTTCACCTACGAAATCGGCGAACTCGCGGAGGAGGAGTGGCACCACCCGGACATCGCGCTCGCGTGGGGCGAGGTCGAGGTCGAGATGTGGACCCACAAGATCGACGGCCTCCACAAGACGGACTTCGTAATGGCGGCGCGGATGGACCGCCTCTACGAGCCGTACGACCCCGACGAGTAG
- a CDS encoding NAD(P)/FAD-dependent oxidoreductase → MTRVAIVGGGPAGLSAALFTAKNGLETTVFDTDETWMHKAHLFNYPGIGSIGGDAFIEVTRQQVDDFGVDRRQGAEVTGVSKDGGFTVSTEDGEYGADYVVLATGADRSLAEDLGCEADDDGVVEVGVEMETSVADAYATGAMVRAEEWQAVIAAGDGAAAALNILSKEKGEHYHDFDVPADATETFGGMVDEV, encoded by the coding sequence ATGACACGCGTAGCCATCGTCGGCGGCGGCCCCGCGGGACTGAGTGCGGCGCTGTTCACGGCGAAGAACGGCCTCGAAACGACGGTGTTCGACACGGACGAGACGTGGATGCACAAGGCCCACCTGTTCAACTACCCCGGCATCGGCTCCATCGGCGGCGACGCCTTCATCGAGGTGACGCGCCAACAGGTCGACGACTTCGGCGTCGACCGCCGGCAGGGCGCGGAAGTCACGGGCGTCTCGAAGGACGGCGGCTTCACCGTCAGCACCGAGGACGGCGAGTACGGCGCCGACTACGTCGTACTCGCGACGGGTGCCGACCGGAGTCTCGCCGAGGACCTCGGGTGTGAGGCGGACGACGACGGCGTCGTCGAGGTGGGCGTCGAGATGGAGACGAGCGTCGCGGACGCCTACGCCACGGGTGCGATGGTGCGCGCCGAGGAGTGGCAGGCGGTCATCGCGGCAGGTGACGGCGCCGCCGCCGCGCTCAACATCCTGAGCAAGGAGAAAGGCGAACATTACCACGACTTCGACGTGCCGGCGGACGCGACCGAGACGTTCGGCGGGATGGTCGACGAGGTGTAG
- a CDS encoding thiamine pyrophosphate-requiring protein, whose translation MDVTEAIADILVEEGVEYLFGFPSNPLFDTGVLAEKGIQKIIVRQERTGAHMADALSRVTSGNAVGVFACQHGPGTENSFGGIAQAYGESVPLVAFPAGYDQSNNDTDPKFSSLVNYQQISKSCEQLTDADAVAETVRRAFSAARSGRPRPAVVEVPKDVFYHEVEPFDYTPGATSRPGADPAAVSEAVDRLLDAERPVIYAGQGVHYAEGWDALQSLAELTEAPVATSLNGKSAFPETHRLSLGAGSKSEPGQLAHFLDECDLIFGVGTSFTDTAYGITVPTDNTVVHSTLDATDVNKDVEADHAVLGDAKLVLEAMVDEVETRLDGPRGRADDVAAEIAEVKRAWLDEWRPKLESDETPINPYRVIDELTNVVDASEAIITHDAGNARDFVAPFWESPDPLGYIGWGKTTQLGYGLGLAMGAKLAHPEKLCINVWGDGAIGMTGLDFETAVRYDLPILSILLNNYEMAGYDTPFGGDFATVAEGLGGYGEQIEDPNEVADAIERGIRKTEEGTPVMLKFITCHETALSRPDLD comes from the coding sequence ATGGACGTTACGGAAGCCATCGCGGACATCCTCGTCGAGGAGGGAGTGGAGTACCTGTTCGGGTTCCCGTCGAACCCGCTGTTCGACACCGGCGTACTCGCGGAGAAAGGCATCCAGAAGATCATCGTTCGTCAAGAACGGACGGGCGCACACATGGCCGACGCCCTGAGCCGCGTCACCTCGGGCAACGCCGTCGGCGTCTTCGCCTGTCAGCACGGCCCGGGCACCGAGAACTCCTTCGGGGGAATCGCACAGGCATACGGCGAGTCGGTCCCGCTGGTCGCCTTTCCCGCCGGCTACGACCAGTCGAACAACGACACCGACCCCAAGTTTAGCTCGCTGGTCAACTACCAGCAAATCTCGAAATCCTGCGAGCAGCTGACCGACGCCGACGCCGTCGCCGAGACGGTCCGCCGCGCGTTCAGTGCCGCCCGCAGCGGGCGCCCGCGCCCCGCCGTCGTCGAAGTGCCGAAAGACGTCTTCTACCACGAGGTGGAGCCGTTCGACTACACGCCGGGCGCCACCTCGCGCCCCGGCGCCGACCCCGCCGCCGTCTCGGAGGCGGTCGACCGCCTGCTCGACGCCGAGCGGCCGGTCATTTACGCCGGGCAGGGCGTCCACTACGCCGAGGGGTGGGACGCACTGCAGTCGCTCGCCGAACTCACCGAGGCGCCCGTCGCCACCAGCCTGAACGGCAAGAGCGCCTTCCCCGAGACCCACCGGCTCTCGCTCGGCGCCGGCTCGAAAAGCGAACCCGGCCAGCTCGCGCACTTTCTCGACGAGTGTGACCTCATCTTCGGCGTCGGCACCAGCTTCACCGACACCGCCTACGGCATCACCGTCCCGACGGACAACACGGTCGTCCATTCGACGCTCGACGCGACGGACGTGAACAAGGACGTGGAGGCGGACCACGCCGTCCTCGGGGACGCGAAGCTCGTCCTCGAGGCGATGGTCGACGAAGTCGAGACCCGTCTCGACGGCCCCCGTGGCCGCGCCGACGACGTGGCCGCCGAAATCGCCGAGGTCAAGCGGGCCTGGCTCGACGAGTGGCGCCCCAAGCTCGAATCGGACGAGACGCCGATCAACCCCTACCGCGTCATCGACGAACTGACGAACGTCGTCGACGCGTCCGAGGCGATCATCACCCACGACGCCGGCAACGCGCGTGACTTCGTCGCGCCGTTCTGGGAGTCGCCTGACCCCCTCGGCTACATCGGCTGGGGCAAGACGACGCAACTCGGCTACGGGCTCGGCCTCGCGATGGGCGCGAAGCTCGCCCACCCCGAGAAGCTCTGTATCAACGTCTGGGGCGACGGCGCCATCGGCATGACCGGCCTCGACTTCGAGACGGCCGTCCGGTACGACCTCCCCATCCTCTCCATCCTGCTCAACAACTACGAGATGGCGGGTTACGACACGCCGTTCGGCGGCGACTTCGCCACCGTCGCGGAAGGCCTCGGCGGCTACGGCGAGCAGATCGAGGACCCGAACGAAGTGGCCGACGCCATCGAGCGCGGCATTCGGAAGACGGAAGAAGGGACGCCCGTCATGCTCAAGTTCATCACCTGCCACGAGACGGCGCTGTCGCGGCCGGACCTCGACTGA
- the mutS gene encoding DNA mismatch repair protein MutS, protein MTADGIVGEFLTLKSETDADLLAMQCGDFYEFFAEDAEFVGDELDLKVSEKSSHGSTYPMAGVPVDDLTPYLKALVERGYRVAVADQYETDGGHAREITRVVTPGTLLETTDPSAQFLAGVVAVDGRYGLALADVTTGEFLVTTTESAADVLAELHRFDPVEVLPGPTVDDESDLLARVRERTDAAVTDHDEAAFAPGRAERTLREQFGDAALDSVGLDHRASVAAAGAVLAYVEGTGVGVLGAMTRLQAYDPGDHLDLDATTQRNLELTETMHGGREGSLLATVDHTVTSAGRRRLREWLTRPRRDRAVIDRRLDSVAALSEAALARDRVREVLDDAYDLERLAAKATSGSADAADLLRVRDTLDVLPALASAVADSRLAESPLPDVVNRPDREAAADLRTELDEALADDPPKTVTEGGLFRRGYDPELDDLLDRYEGAREWLDGLADREKERTGITHLQVDRNKTDGYYVQVGKSETDAVPDEYREIKTLKNSRRYTTDELADREREILRLEEARGDLEYDLFRELRDRVAARAELLQEVGRTLATVDALASLATHAVGQDWTRPDVVESGPLVVEAGRHPVVETTTDFVPNGVSLHADRRFLLVTGPNMSGKSTYMRQAALIVLLAQAGSFVPARSATVGVVDGIYTRVGALDELAGGRSTFMVEMQELSNILHSATEESLVVLDEVGRGTATYDGISIAWATTEYVHNRIGCKCLFATHYHELTALADHLPRVENVHVAVAGDGDDGDDVTFLRTIEEGPTDRSYGVHVADLAGVPAPVVDRSRDVLDRLREERAIEARGAATGDDGETTQAVFDLSAGTMRTGTDGGTGGGEPEASLPADVEAVLDELESVNVEETPPVELLSKVQSWQRRLGE, encoded by the coding sequence ATGACCGCCGATGGAATCGTCGGGGAGTTTCTCACCCTGAAGTCGGAGACGGACGCCGATCTGTTGGCGATGCAGTGTGGCGACTTCTACGAGTTCTTCGCGGAGGACGCCGAGTTCGTGGGCGACGAACTCGACCTGAAAGTGTCGGAGAAGTCCTCTCACGGCTCGACGTATCCGATGGCTGGCGTCCCGGTCGACGACCTGACACCCTACCTGAAGGCGCTGGTCGAACGCGGCTACCGCGTCGCCGTCGCGGACCAGTACGAAACCGACGGCGGCCACGCCCGCGAGATAACCCGCGTCGTTACCCCGGGCACCCTACTGGAGACGACCGACCCGTCGGCGCAGTTCCTCGCGGGCGTCGTCGCCGTCGACGGCCGCTACGGCCTCGCGCTCGCGGACGTGACGACCGGCGAGTTCCTCGTGACGACGACCGAGTCGGCGGCGGACGTCCTCGCCGAGCTTCACCGTTTCGACCCCGTCGAGGTGTTGCCGGGACCGACCGTCGACGACGAGTCGGACCTGCTGGCGCGGGTTCGTGAACGCACCGACGCGGCGGTGACCGACCACGACGAGGCGGCCTTCGCCCCCGGTCGGGCCGAGCGCACCCTGCGCGAGCAGTTCGGCGACGCCGCCCTCGACAGCGTCGGCCTGGACCACCGGGCGAGCGTCGCCGCCGCCGGCGCCGTCCTCGCGTACGTCGAGGGGACGGGCGTGGGCGTTCTCGGTGCCATGACGCGCCTGCAGGCGTACGACCCCGGCGACCACCTCGATCTGGACGCCACCACGCAACGGAACCTCGAACTCACGGAGACGATGCACGGCGGCCGTGAGGGGTCGCTGCTGGCGACGGTCGATCACACCGTGACGAGCGCCGGCCGCCGTCGTCTGCGGGAGTGGCTGACGCGCCCTCGCCGGGACCGGGCGGTGATCGACCGCCGCCTCGATAGCGTGGCCGCGCTGTCGGAGGCGGCGCTCGCTCGCGACCGGGTGCGGGAGGTGTTGGACGACGCCTACGACCTCGAACGCCTCGCGGCGAAGGCGACGAGCGGGAGCGCGGACGCCGCCGATCTGCTCAGGGTTCGGGACACCTTGGACGTCCTCCCGGCGCTCGCGTCGGCGGTGGCCGACTCGCGGCTCGCCGAGTCGCCGCTGCCCGACGTCGTGAACCGCCCGGACCGCGAGGCGGCGGCCGACCTCCGGACCGAACTCGACGAGGCACTCGCCGACGACCCCCCGAAGACGGTGACCGAGGGCGGCCTCTTCCGCCGCGGCTACGACCCCGAACTCGACGACCTGCTGGATCGGTACGAGGGGGCGCGGGAGTGGCTGGACGGCCTCGCCGACCGCGAGAAGGAACGGACGGGCATCACCCACCTGCAGGTCGACCGCAACAAGACCGACGGCTACTACGTGCAGGTCGGAAAGTCCGAAACCGACGCGGTGCCCGACGAGTACCGGGAGATCAAGACGCTGAAAAACTCCCGTCGGTACACGACGGACGAGTTGGCGGACCGGGAGCGGGAGATCCTTCGGCTGGAGGAGGCCCGCGGCGACTTGGAGTACGACCTCTTCCGGGAACTTCGGGACCGGGTAGCCGCTCGCGCCGAACTCCTGCAGGAAGTGGGCCGGACGCTGGCGACGGTCGACGCCCTCGCCTCGCTCGCGACCCACGCGGTGGGGCAGGACTGGACGCGGCCGGACGTGGTGGAGTCGGGACCGCTCGTCGTCGAAGCCGGCCGCCACCCGGTCGTCGAGACGACGACGGACTTCGTGCCAAACGGCGTGAGCCTGCACGCGGACCGACGATTTCTGCTAGTGACCGGCCCGAACATGTCGGGCAAGTCGACGTACATGCGCCAGGCGGCGCTGATCGTCCTGCTCGCGCAGGCGGGGAGTTTCGTTCCCGCACGCTCCGCGACGGTGGGCGTCGTCGACGGCATCTACACCCGCGTCGGTGCGCTCGACGAACTCGCGGGCGGCCGCTCGACGTTCATGGTCGAGATGCAGGAGCTGAGCAATATCCTCCACTCCGCGACGGAGGAGTCGCTGGTCGTCTTAGACGAGGTGGGACGCGGCACCGCCACCTACGACGGCATCTCCATCGCATGGGCGACGACGGAGTACGTTCACAATCGGATCGGCTGCAAGTGTCTGTTCGCCACTCACTATCACGAACTCACGGCGCTCGCGGATCACCTGCCGCGCGTGGAGAACGTCCACGTCGCCGTCGCGGGCGACGGCGACGACGGGGACGACGTGACCTTCCTGCGGACCATCGAGGAGGGACCGACCGACCGGAGCTACGGCGTCCACGTCGCTGACCTCGCGGGCGTCCCCGCGCCGGTCGTCGACCGGTCGCGGGACGTACTCGACCGACTGCGCGAGGAACGAGCTATCGAGGCACGGGGCGCGGCGACGGGCGACGACGGCGAGACGACGCAGGCCGTCTTCGACCTGTCGGCGGGAACGATGCGGACCGGAACCGACGGGGGGACGGGCGGAGGCGAGCCCGAAGCGTCGCTTCCGGCGGACGTCGAGGCGGTGCTGGACGAACTCGAATCGGTGAACGTCGAGGAGACGCCGCCCGTCGAACTGCTGTCGAAAGTGCAGTCGTGGCAGCGACGGCTCGGGGAGTAA